A single region of the Thermomicrobiales bacterium genome encodes:
- a CDS encoding P1 family peptidase → MTQKPRLRDLGITIGTLPTGPLNAITDVAGVRVGLTTIIDGDGALEVGKGPVRTGVTAIHPHEGSTFLEQVPAAIDVLNGAGEMTGRTIVEEFGILSSPILITNTLSVGAVHQATVEWMTEQHPEIGPREWVAPVIAETYDGVLNDIAGQHVKAEHVRAALDSATGGPVPEGNTGGGTGMLLFGFKGGTGTSSRTVEVEGTSYTVGVLVQGNFGSLPQLLVDGVPVGREFAATVEQPGLWQGQPPSRDGSIIVIIGTDAPLSERQLGRLCRRAMLGLGRVGSTAGHGSGDILLAFSNARENRVPRWPSGPLLTSTRLADEWIGPAFAATVDATAEAVLNAMIAAETMTGRDNITAHALPHDTLQEIMRKYGR, encoded by the coding sequence ATGACACAGAAGCCACGCCTTCGCGACCTTGGCATCACGATCGGCACGCTGCCGACCGGGCCGCTCAACGCCATCACCGACGTCGCGGGCGTCCGGGTCGGGCTGACGACGATCATCGACGGCGATGGCGCGCTGGAGGTCGGCAAGGGCCCGGTGCGCACCGGCGTCACCGCGATCCACCCGCACGAGGGCTCGACCTTTCTGGAGCAGGTACCGGCGGCGATCGACGTGCTGAACGGCGCAGGTGAGATGACCGGACGCACGATCGTCGAGGAGTTCGGCATCCTCTCCTCACCGATCCTGATCACCAACACGCTCTCCGTCGGCGCAGTGCATCAGGCAACGGTCGAGTGGATGACCGAGCAGCACCCCGAGATCGGCCCGCGCGAGTGGGTCGCCCCGGTAATCGCCGAGACCTACGACGGCGTGCTCAACGACATCGCCGGGCAGCATGTGAAAGCCGAGCACGTCCGCGCCGCGCTGGATAGCGCCACGGGCGGCCCCGTCCCAGAGGGCAACACCGGCGGCGGCACCGGCATGCTGCTGTTCGGATTCAAGGGCGGCACCGGCACATCCTCGCGCACTGTCGAGGTTGAGGGCACGAGCTACACCGTCGGCGTCCTCGTGCAGGGAAACTTCGGCTCGCTGCCGCAGTTGCTGGTCGATGGCGTGCCGGTTGGCCGCGAGTTCGCCGCGACGGTCGAGCAGCCGGGTCTGTGGCAGGGGCAGCCGCCATCGCGCGACGGCTCGATCATCGTGATCATCGGCACTGACGCGCCGCTATCCGAGCGCCAGCTCGGCCGCCTCTGCCGTCGTGCAATGCTGGGTCTCGGGCGGGTCGGCTCCACCGCCGGTCATGGCTCGGGCGACATCCTGCTGGCCTTTTCGAACGCCCGCGAGAACCGCGTGCCTCGCTGGCCGAGCGGCCCGCTGCTCACATCCACGCGCCTGGCCGACGAATGGATCGGCCCCGCCTTCGCCGCGACCGTCGACGCCACCGCCGAAGCCGTGCTGAACGCGATGATCGCTGCCGAAACCATGACCGGCCGCGACAACATCACCGCCCACGCCCTCCCCCACGACACGTTGCAGGAGATCATGCGGAAGTATGGGCGGTAA
- a CDS encoding rhodanese-like domain-containing protein: MLFQRIYTDGLAQASFLLGSESTDEAVVIDPRRDVDVYLSYAKSHQLTIRYVLETHIHADFASGARELAARSGATACLSAVGETEFAHQPLNDGDVLTVGELQIEALLTPGHTPEHLCFLVRDTSDTAAPAMLFSGDALFVGAVGRPDLLGEEHTRKLADALYDTIHERLMALNDDVIVYPGHGAGSACGKAIGDAESTTMGQEKRFNYAFQPMDREAFVRLMLDDLPLTPVYFPVMKQLNKAGPAILNGVPQPPRVSDAALAELVEQAGQTVTLVDVRTADEFGAGYLRGSLNIGVGDSMANWAGWSVPYDRPIVLVVADESQVEPAVTQLIRIGLDDVSGYVVADVDGWESTGLPVDRVEQLVPAAVEARLASDDVQLVDVRNKAEFALGHIDGAVHLPVEEIARGTVEGVSRSTPIIVTCAAGYRSSLAASLLKQRGFEDVANLSGGMGAWALRGK; encoded by the coding sequence TTGCTGTTTCAGCGCATCTATACCGATGGTCTCGCACAAGCGTCCTTCCTGCTGGGGTCGGAATCCACGGATGAGGCTGTCGTCATTGACCCGCGTCGCGACGTCGATGTCTATCTGTCATATGCCAAATCTCACCAGTTGACCATTCGATATGTTCTGGAGACGCACATCCATGCCGACTTCGCCTCCGGCGCACGCGAGCTGGCTGCGCGCAGCGGCGCGACCGCCTGCCTGAGCGCGGTTGGCGAGACCGAGTTCGCGCATCAGCCGCTCAACGATGGCGATGTCCTGACGGTCGGCGAATTGCAGATCGAGGCGCTGCTCACGCCCGGCCACACGCCCGAGCACCTGTGCTTCCTCGTGCGCGATACGTCCGATACGGCTGCGCCCGCGATGCTGTTCTCCGGTGACGCGCTGTTCGTCGGAGCGGTCGGGCGGCCCGATCTGCTGGGCGAGGAGCATACCCGCAAGCTGGCCGACGCGCTCTATGACACGATCCACGAGCGGCTGATGGCGCTGAATGACGACGTGATTGTCTATCCGGGGCACGGCGCAGGCTCGGCCTGCGGCAAGGCCATCGGTGACGCCGAAAGCACGACGATGGGGCAGGAGAAGCGCTTCAACTATGCATTCCAGCCCATGGACCGCGAGGCGTTCGTGCGGCTGATGCTCGATGACCTGCCGCTGACACCGGTCTACTTTCCGGTAATGAAGCAGCTGAACAAGGCTGGGCCAGCGATCCTCAATGGCGTGCCGCAGCCGCCGCGAGTCAGCGACGCTGCGCTCGCTGAGCTGGTCGAGCAGGCCGGCCAGACGGTCACGCTGGTCGATGTGCGCACGGCCGACGAATTCGGCGCTGGCTACTTGCGCGGGTCGCTGAATATCGGCGTGGGTGACAGCATGGCGAACTGGGCCGGTTGGTCGGTGCCGTACGATCGCCCGATTGTGCTGGTCGTGGCGGACGAGAGTCAGGTTGAGCCCGCAGTCACGCAGTTGATCCGCATCGGGCTGGACGATGTCAGCGGCTACGTCGTGGCGGACGTTGACGGCTGGGAGTCCACAGGCCTGCCGGTCGATCGAGTCGAGCAGCTCGTGCCGGCAGCTGTCGAAGCGCGGTTGGCGTCGGATGACGTGCAGCTCGTTGATGTGCGGAACAAGGCGGAGTTCGCATTGGGTCACATTGACGGCGCGGTCCACCTGCCGGTCGAAGAGATCGCACGTGGCACGGTCGAGGGTGTCTCGCGCTCAACGCCGATTATCGTCACCTGCGCCGCTGGGTACCGCAGCAGCCTGGCGGCGAGCTTGCTGAAGCAGCGCGGGTTTGAGGACGTGGCCAATCTGAGTGGTGGGATGGGGGCGTGGGCGCTGCGGGGGAAGTGA
- a CDS encoding CBS domain-containing protein, whose translation MESMSGSMIRDLVNPTAETISPDETVMTARRRMESQAIRSLLVVEGDRPIGLVSWRGLGQEDGSAQIRQVMQAGIPALTDSMSIDDAATMLAGSDVDFDQLPVVDDSGVLIGEVPRTAIMKRGVEADAATRPLQSMSAADEATSAPAIHIEQGMNVVGADDDKLGSVDQVEVSAEGTIAAFTVKHGLLGRHAKRLPVDVIVGTRGDDLLVTIGQTEFKMLADVGDEVV comes from the coding sequence ATGGAAAGCATGTCTGGCTCAATGATTCGTGACCTCGTCAACCCGACGGCTGAGACGATCTCACCCGACGAAACGGTGATGACAGCTCGACGCCGCATGGAATCGCAAGCGATCCGCTCGCTGCTGGTGGTCGAAGGCGATCGACCGATCGGTCTGGTCAGCTGGCGCGGCCTGGGTCAGGAAGATGGCTCGGCGCAGATCCGTCAGGTTATGCAGGCCGGCATTCCGGCGCTGACGGACAGCATGTCGATCGACGACGCTGCCACAATGTTGGCTGGCTCGGATGTTGATTTCGATCAGCTGCCGGTCGTGGATGACTCGGGCGTGCTGATCGGCGAAGTGCCGCGTACCGCGATCATGAAGCGCGGCGTGGAGGCTGACGCCGCGACCCGACCGCTGCAGTCGATGTCCGCGGCCGACGAGGCGACTTCCGCTCCTGCGATCCACATTGAGCAGGGTATGAATGTTGTTGGCGCTGATGACGACAAGCTCGGCAGTGTTGACCAGGTCGAAGTCTCGGCAGAGGGCACCATCGCGGCGTTCACCGTGAAGCACGGCCTGCTCGGGCGCCACGCGAAGCGCCTGCCGGTTGACGTCATCGTCGGGACGCGTGGGGATGACCTGCTCGTGACGATCGGACAGACCGAATTCAAGATGCTCGCCGATGTCGGCGACGAGGTTGTCTAG
- a CDS encoding GIY-YIG nuclease family protein: MSPRRQHSYWLYILSNVLGRSGTLYVGVTNNLQRRVREHTQLRPDTFTGRYGVTHLVHCEEFRYISDAIGREKQIKGWGRSRKLDLIEAENPGWVDLSAEWFTE, encoded by the coding sequence ATGTCACCGCGACGGCAGCACTCGTATTGGCTCTACATCCTGTCAAACGTCCTCGGTCGGTCAGGGACGCTCTACGTTGGCGTAACGAACAACCTCCAGCGTCGTGTCCGGGAGCACACACAATTGCGACCCGACACGTTCACGGGTCGCTATGGAGTCACCCACCTCGTTCACTGCGAGGAGTTTCGGTATATCAGTGACGCGATCGGCCGCGAGAAGCAGATAAAGGGCTGGGGGCGATCGCGCAAGCTCGATCTGATCGAAGCGGAGAACCCTGGCTGGGTGGACTTGAGCGCAGAGTGGTTTACGGAGTGA
- a CDS encoding ribonuclease J has product MARPRMRAIPLGGIGEVGKNMMAVEYRGDLVLIDAGAKFPEEEQRGIDLVIPDAKYITDNLSRFRAILLTHGHEDHIGSLPYLIPQLEEIAPVPLYGSRLALAFARNKLEEAKAAHLVDFMPIEAGIEYRIGHHMEVEFIPVTHSIPGSMAISVKTPVGRMVHTGDFKFDPTPPLGPHTDEDRLREMGDEGVLALFSDTVRVEREGSTPSEAIVSETLDRIIGEARGRVILTSFASNILRLEQAIEKAAHHGRKVAVVGRSMVQSVDVARDLGYINPPPGVMRPVEEVTKLPKNQVMILTTGSQGEASAALARMASGDHPQLRIAEGDTVILSATPVPGNEETVSQTIDNLFRRGANVCYSAIEPDVHVSGHAGRDELRHMIELLRPKFCVPIHGEYRHMHLYKQMAIRNGIPEQNIIIPESGVPISFSRGDARKDSAVAGGSVLVDALGNDRYRNVVLRRREELPTVQVIIATVVVDLVNGSIIAGPELTGIRFDDEDSRKLIAGAEAELRSYLERQLRRGGMSYGYMVTKVKDIVARYIYQKAKLRPMILPVVTEL; this is encoded by the coding sequence ATGGCTCGACCGCGAATGCGCGCAATCCCCCTCGGCGGAATCGGCGAGGTAGGGAAGAACATGATGGCCGTCGAATATCGCGGCGACCTGGTCCTGATTGACGCTGGCGCAAAGTTTCCCGAAGAAGAGCAACGCGGGATTGATCTGGTCATCCCCGATGCCAAATACATCACCGACAATCTCTCTCGCTTCCGGGCAATTTTGCTGACCCACGGTCACGAGGACCACATCGGGTCGCTCCCTTACCTTATTCCACAGTTGGAGGAGATTGCGCCGGTACCCCTCTATGGCTCACGCCTGGCGCTGGCGTTTGCACGCAACAAGCTCGAAGAGGCCAAAGCCGCTCACCTCGTCGACTTCATGCCGATCGAAGCGGGCATCGAGTACCGCATCGGCCACCATATGGAAGTCGAGTTCATCCCGGTCACTCACTCGATCCCCGGCTCGATGGCCATCTCGGTCAAGACGCCGGTCGGTCGCATGGTCCACACCGGCGACTTCAAGTTCGATCCCACACCGCCGCTCGGCCCGCACACCGATGAAGATCGGTTGCGCGAGATGGGCGACGAGGGCGTGCTGGCGCTGTTCTCGGACACCGTCCGCGTCGAGCGCGAAGGCAGCACGCCGAGCGAGGCGATCGTCTCCGAAACGCTCGATCGCATCATCGGCGAGGCCAGGGGCCGCGTCATCCTGACCTCGTTCGCCTCGAACATCCTGCGGCTGGAGCAGGCGATCGAGAAGGCCGCCCACCACGGGCGCAAGGTCGCAGTCGTTGGCCGCAGCATGGTGCAGTCGGTCGACGTGGCGCGCGACCTCGGCTATATCAACCCGCCTCCCGGCGTTATGCGCCCGGTCGAGGAAGTCACCAAGCTGCCGAAGAACCAGGTCATGATTCTCACCACCGGCTCGCAGGGCGAAGCGTCGGCGGCACTGGCACGCATGGCCAGCGGCGATCATCCGCAGCTGCGCATCGCCGAAGGTGACACCGTCATCCTCTCGGCCACACCCGTCCCGGGCAACGAGGAGACGGTCTCGCAGACGATCGACAACCTGTTCCGCCGCGGCGCGAACGTGTGCTACTCGGCGATCGAGCCGGATGTCCACGTCTCCGGCCACGCTGGTCGCGACGAGCTGCGCCACATGATCGAGCTGCTGAGGCCGAAGTTCTGCGTGCCGATCCACGGCGAATATCGCCACATGCACCTGTACAAGCAGATGGCGATCCGCAATGGCATCCCCGAGCAGAACATCATCATTCCTGAGTCCGGCGTGCCGATCTCGTTCTCACGCGGCGATGCCCGCAAGGATTCGGCGGTCGCCGGTGGCTCGGTACTGGTTGATGCGCTCGGCAACGACCGCTACCGCAACGTCGTCCTGCGTCGGCGCGAGGAGTTGCCGACCGTGCAGGTCATCATCGCGACCGTCGTCGTCGATCTTGTCAACGGCTCAATCATCGCCGGACCCGAACTGACCGGCATCCGCTTTGATGACGAAGACAGCCGCAAGCTGATCGCCGGTGCGGAAGCCGAGCTGCGCAGCTACCTGGAGCGTCAGCTCCGGCGCGGCGGCATGTCCTACGGCTACATGGTCACCAAGGTAAAGGACATTGTCGCTCGCTACATCTACCAGAAGGCGAAGCTGCGACCGATGATCCTGCCGGTCGTCACTGAGCTATAA
- a CDS encoding NAD-dependent epimerase/dehydratase family protein, whose protein sequence is MSTPQTFLVTGGAGFFGINMIRYLLEHGQRAVSLDLEPFDYPEKDAVRVITGDVRRPKDLDAALEGVDVVIHAAMALPLAPPSEILSTGIGGARTVLQTAMQHGINRVVHISSTAVYGVPDHHPLLETDPLKGVGPYGKAKVEAESICQEFRDKGMVVPILRPKTFVGPDRLGVFAMLCEWAQEGYRFPIIGAGNNPYQLLDVADLCEAAYLAATLPAEQANDTFNIGSASFTTLREDFQAVLDRAGHGKKIVGLRPTSAVIGALWTLEKLHLSPLYEWIYRTMAEESFVSTDKARDKLGFQAQYSNKDALIRMYDWYAANSAKFSGQSGVTHRVPWQQGALQLGKFVFR, encoded by the coding sequence ATGAGCACGCCACAAACGTTCCTGGTCACCGGCGGTGCCGGCTTCTTCGGCATCAACATGATCCGCTACCTGCTCGAGCACGGCCAGCGCGCCGTCTCGCTCGACCTGGAGCCGTTCGACTATCCCGAGAAGGACGCTGTCCGCGTCATCACCGGCGATGTCCGTCGCCCAAAGGACCTGGATGCGGCACTCGAAGGCGTCGACGTCGTCATCCACGCCGCCATGGCGCTGCCGCTTGCTCCGCCCTCCGAGATCCTCTCGACCGGCATCGGCGGCGCGCGCACCGTCCTCCAGACCGCCATGCAGCACGGCATCAACCGCGTCGTCCACATCTCGTCGACAGCCGTCTATGGCGTGCCGGATCACCACCCTCTGCTCGAAACCGACCCCTTGAAGGGCGTAGGGCCCTACGGCAAGGCCAAGGTCGAGGCCGAGAGCATCTGCCAGGAATTCCGCGACAAGGGCATGGTTGTGCCGATCCTGCGGCCCAAGACCTTCGTTGGCCCGGATCGCCTCGGCGTCTTCGCCATGCTCTGCGAGTGGGCCCAGGAGGGCTATCGCTTCCCGATCATCGGTGCCGGCAACAACCCCTACCAGCTGCTCGACGTCGCCGACCTTTGCGAAGCCGCGTACCTCGCCGCCACGCTGCCGGCCGAGCAGGCCAACGACACCTTCAACATCGGCTCGGCGTCGTTCACGACCCTGCGCGAGGACTTCCAGGCCGTGCTGGATCGGGCGGGACACGGCAAGAAGATCGTCGGCCTGCGACCCACCAGCGCCGTCATCGGCGCGCTCTGGACGCTGGAGAAGCTGCACCTCTCCCCCCTCTACGAGTGGATCTATCGCACGATGGCCGAAGAGAGCTTCGTCTCGACCGACAAGGCCCGTGACAAGCTCGGCTTCCAGGCGCAGTACTCCAACAAGGACGCGCTCATCCGCATGTACGACTGGTACGCCGCCAACTCCGCCAAATTCAGCGGCCAATCCGGCGTCACCCACCGCGTCCCCTGGCAACAGGGAGCATTGCAACTGGGCAAGTTCGTCTTCCGGTAG